The proteins below are encoded in one region of Oncorhynchus masou masou isolate Uvic2021 chromosome 15, UVic_Omas_1.1, whole genome shotgun sequence:
- the LOC135555564 gene encoding ran GTPase-activating protein 1-like isoform X1, whose protein sequence is MATDAVAQLADSLAKTQVTEGELSYKGQGRKFDNALSVEEMVKEIQEFKGLQALRLEGNTYGVEAAQAIAKALETKSEFKYCYWSDMFTGRLRSEIPPALNSLGAALMTAGARLSVLDLSDNAFGPDGVKGIEKLLKSTACHTLQELRLNNCGMGIGGGKILAAALTECYKQSSAQGTPLGLKVFIAGRNRLENDGATALAQAFQLMGSLEEVHVPQNGINHPGVTALATAMQHNPQLRVLNLNDNTFTKKGAIAMAQALKHLRSIQVINFGDCLVRSEGAIAIAEAVTEGLPILKELNLSFGEITGEAALLVAQSVEGKATLEKLDLNGNCLGEEGCDDLREVMDGLNMGDLLGSLSDDEGEPEEEEEGDEDEDEEEEEGDEDEEEEGDEDEEEEGDEDEEEGDEDEEEEEDSSVNQVSSPPSVPRSPDAASFLCFPSPDKLLKLGTKRALLFEQQVDVADAGKTAEAFLKISSVYNEEDEQVKSAVLDSIDAILRKAFTSPSFQGYNFVSSLLVMLGLLKSEDKVKPVHVVPGHLQALEYVVRQDYFPQDHIAVLEAFMSR, encoded by the exons ATGGCGACGGATGCTGTTGCACAGTTGGCCGACTCTCTGGCAAAAACTCAGGTGACTGAGGGAGAGTTGAGTTATAAAGGCCAAGGACGCAAATTCGACAATGCACTATCTG tGGAAGAGATGGTGAAAGAGATCCAGGAGTTCAAGGGGTTGCAAGCACTCAGGCTGGAGGGGAACACTTATGGGGTGGAGGCAGCACAGGCCATCGCTAAAGCCCTGGAGACAAAGAGTGAATTTAAG tactGTTACTGGAGTGACATGTTTACTGGGCGACTGCGTTCTGAGATCCCTCCAGCCCTG AACTCCCTGGGTGCGGCGCTAATGACAGCAGGCGCCAGACTGAGCGTGCTGGACCTCAGTGACAACGCCTTTGGACCAGACGGGGTGAAGGGCATCGAGAAGTTGCTCAAGAGCACTGCCTGTCACACACTGCAGGAACTGAGGCTCAACAACTGCGGCATGGGCATTGGTGGAGGCAAG ATCTTAGCTGCAGCGTTGACGGAGTGCTATAAGCAGTCCAGTGCACAGGGCACCCCCCTTGGGCTGAAGGTGTTCATCGCAGGCAGAAACCGTCTGGAGAACGATGGGGCCACTGCCCTTGCCCAGGCCTTCCAG CTGATGGGTAGTCTGGAGGAGGTGCACGTGCCCCAGAATGGGATCAACCACCCTGGGGTAACTGCTCTGGCCACTGCCATGCAACACAACCCCCAGCTCCGGGTCCTCAACCTCAACGACAACACCTTCACCAAGAAAGGAGCTATCGCCATGGCACAG GCTCTGAAACATTTGCGCAGTATCCAGGTGATAAACTTTGGAGACTGTCTGGTGCGTTCCGAGGGGGCTATAGCTATCGCAGAGGCAGTCACTGAGGGGCTTCCCATCCTCAAG GAGCTGAATCTGTCATTTGGGGAGATCACAGGAGAAGCTGCACTGCTGGTGGCACAATCagttgagggcaaagccacactGGAGAAACTGGACTTAAATG GTAACTGCCTGGGGGAGGAGGGCTGTGATGATCTCAGAGAGGTAATGGATGGCCTGAACATGGGAGACCTGCTGGGGTCACTCAG CGACGATGAAGGGGagccggaggaggaggaggagggtgatgaagatgaagacgaggaggaggaggagggtgatgaagacgaggaggaggagggtgatgaagacgaggaggaggagggtgatgaagacgaggaggagggtgatgaagatgaggaggaggaagaggacagcAGTGTGAATCAGGTTTCCTCTCCTCCGTCAGTGCCCCGATCCCCAGATGCCGCCTCCTTCCTCTGCTTCCCCTCCCCCGACAAGCTGCTCAAACTGGGCACCAAGAGGGCCCTGCTCTTTGAACAGCAG GTAGATGTGGCTGATGCTGGTAAGACAGCGGAGGCTTTCCTGAAAATCTCCTCTGTGTACAATGAGGAAGATGAACAGGTTAAGAGTGCTGTCCTAGACAGTATTG ACGCAATTCTCAGGAAAGCCTTCACAAGCCCCTCCTTCCAAGGTTACAACTTTGTATCATCGCTGTTAGTAATGCTGGGACTCCTCAAG agTGAGGACAAGGTGAAGCCGGTACATGTGGTGCCTGGTCATTTGCAGGCCCTGGAGTACGTTGTGCGTCAGGACTACTTCCCCCAGGACCACATCGCTGTGCTGGAAGCCTTCATGTCCCGGTAA
- the LOC135555564 gene encoding ran GTPase-activating protein 1-like isoform X2 has protein sequence MATDAVAQLADSLAKTQVTEGELSYKGQGRKFDNALSVEEMVKEIQEFKGLQALRLEGNTYGVEAAQAIAKALETKSEFKYCYWSDMFTGRLRSEIPPALNSLGAALMTAGARLSVLDLSDNAFGPDGVKGIEKLLKSTACHTLQELRLNNCGMGIGGGKILAAALTECYKQSSAQGTPLGLKVFIAGRNRLENDGATALAQAFQLMGSLEEVHVPQNGINHPGVTALATAMQHNPQLRVLNLNDNTFTKKGAIAMAQALKHLRSIQVINFGDCLVRSEGAIAIAEAVTEGLPILKELNLSFGEITGEAALLVAQSVEGKATLEKLDLNGNCLGEEGCDDLREVMDGLNMGDLLGSLSDDEGEPEEEEEGDEDEDEEEEEGDEDEEEEGDEDEEEEGDEDEEEGDEDEEEEEDSSVNQVSSPPSVPRSPDAASFLCFPSPDKLLKLGTKRALLFEQQVDVADAGKTAEAFLKISSVYNEEDEQVKSAVLDSIDAILRKAFTSPSFQGYNFVSSLLVMLGLLKSEDKVKPVHVVPGHLQALEYVVRQDYFPQDHIAVLEAFMSRHIQALESCSSARNILKSTLEHFRPEN, from the exons ATGGCGACGGATGCTGTTGCACAGTTGGCCGACTCTCTGGCAAAAACTCAGGTGACTGAGGGAGAGTTGAGTTATAAAGGCCAAGGACGCAAATTCGACAATGCACTATCTG tGGAAGAGATGGTGAAAGAGATCCAGGAGTTCAAGGGGTTGCAAGCACTCAGGCTGGAGGGGAACACTTATGGGGTGGAGGCAGCACAGGCCATCGCTAAAGCCCTGGAGACAAAGAGTGAATTTAAG tactGTTACTGGAGTGACATGTTTACTGGGCGACTGCGTTCTGAGATCCCTCCAGCCCTG AACTCCCTGGGTGCGGCGCTAATGACAGCAGGCGCCAGACTGAGCGTGCTGGACCTCAGTGACAACGCCTTTGGACCAGACGGGGTGAAGGGCATCGAGAAGTTGCTCAAGAGCACTGCCTGTCACACACTGCAGGAACTGAGGCTCAACAACTGCGGCATGGGCATTGGTGGAGGCAAG ATCTTAGCTGCAGCGTTGACGGAGTGCTATAAGCAGTCCAGTGCACAGGGCACCCCCCTTGGGCTGAAGGTGTTCATCGCAGGCAGAAACCGTCTGGAGAACGATGGGGCCACTGCCCTTGCCCAGGCCTTCCAG CTGATGGGTAGTCTGGAGGAGGTGCACGTGCCCCAGAATGGGATCAACCACCCTGGGGTAACTGCTCTGGCCACTGCCATGCAACACAACCCCCAGCTCCGGGTCCTCAACCTCAACGACAACACCTTCACCAAGAAAGGAGCTATCGCCATGGCACAG GCTCTGAAACATTTGCGCAGTATCCAGGTGATAAACTTTGGAGACTGTCTGGTGCGTTCCGAGGGGGCTATAGCTATCGCAGAGGCAGTCACTGAGGGGCTTCCCATCCTCAAG GAGCTGAATCTGTCATTTGGGGAGATCACAGGAGAAGCTGCACTGCTGGTGGCACAATCagttgagggcaaagccacactGGAGAAACTGGACTTAAATG GTAACTGCCTGGGGGAGGAGGGCTGTGATGATCTCAGAGAGGTAATGGATGGCCTGAACATGGGAGACCTGCTGGGGTCACTCAG CGACGATGAAGGGGagccggaggaggaggaggagggtgatgaagatgaagacgaggaggaggaggagggtgatgaagacgaggaggaggagggtgatgaagacgaggaggaggagggtgatgaagacgaggaggagggtgatgaagatgaggaggaggaagaggacagcAGTGTGAATCAGGTTTCCTCTCCTCCGTCAGTGCCCCGATCCCCAGATGCCGCCTCCTTCCTCTGCTTCCCCTCCCCCGACAAGCTGCTCAAACTGGGCACCAAGAGGGCCCTGCTCTTTGAACAGCAG GTAGATGTGGCTGATGCTGGTAAGACAGCGGAGGCTTTCCTGAAAATCTCCTCTGTGTACAATGAGGAAGATGAACAGGTTAAGAGTGCTGTCCTAGACAGTATTG ACGCAATTCTCAGGAAAGCCTTCACAAGCCCCTCCTTCCAAGGTTACAACTTTGTATCATCGCTGTTAGTAATGCTGGGACTCCTCAAG agTGAGGACAAGGTGAAGCCGGTACATGTGGTGCCTGGTCATTTGCAGGCCCTGGAGTACGTTGTGCGTCAGGACTACTTCCCCCAGGACCACATCGCTGTGCTGGAAGCCTTCATGTCCCG ACACATCCAGGCCCTGGAGTCGTGCAGCAGCGCCAGGAACATCCTCAAGTCCACGCTGGAGCATTTCAGGCCTGAAAACTGA